One window from the genome of Tachypleus tridentatus isolate NWPU-2018 chromosome 11, ASM421037v1, whole genome shotgun sequence encodes:
- the LOC143232301 gene encoding uncharacterized protein LOC143232301, with amino-acid sequence MSAEKSNNSECQKEKDTEGCHHSNTEGCHHGDTDTAKCEHEHDSEHSHHHLDPEIAWLCETTHRGKMPPEETCRIYDEHAEDYEKLASKYTCEEWALVIPAVIETKILKDKSCRILDVGAGTGANGSLLQKLGYTNIDALDGSEQMLEIAKAKIPTKTSSMLF; translated from the exons ATGTCAGCAGAGAAATCTAATAATAGCGAGTGTCAGAAAGAAAAGGACACTGAAGGATGTCACCACAGTAACACAGAAGGATGTCATCATGGAGATACCGACACTGCCAAGTGTGAACATGAACATGATAGTGAGCATTCTCATCACCATTTGGATCCAGAGATTGCATGGCTGTGTGAAACAACTCACAGAGGAAAGATGCCACCAGAGGAGACTTGCAGAATTTATGATGAGCATGCAGAGGACTATGAAAAG CTTGCAAGTAAATATACGTGTGAAGAATGGGCCCTTGTTATACCTGCTGTTATAGAAACCAAGATCCTGAAGGATAAAAGCTGTAGAATCTTGGATGTTGGGGCTGGAACTGGTGCCAATGGAAGTCTG TTACAGAAGCTTGGGTACACCAACATTGATGCTTTAGATGGAAGTGAACAAATGCTGGAAATAGCCAAAGCTAAAATACCTACAAAAACTTCATCCATGTTGTTCTGA